Part of the Longimicrobiaceae bacterium genome is shown below.
GCCGGCCCGGCGCGCCTGATCGCGCCCGGCGCGGCAGACTTTCCCCGTGCGGAGGAGGACGTGGTGATGGAGAACAGCGACGACCCGGGCATGCGGCGCGACGCCCCCTCGTCTCCCCAGGGCGACGCAACGTACCGCGCCGGCGCCCCCGCGGTGCGCCCCGGCGCGCCCGTGGAGACGGACGAGGAGCGCGGCGCCCGCGCCCGCCGCGACCCCGGCGCCATCCGCACCGAAGACACCGAGCCGTACATCGCCCTGCAGTACGTGGCGCGCCTCTTCAAGATCGTGGCGATGGTCGTCATCGTCGCGCTCACCGCCGAGATCGTCATGGGCGTGGTGTACGACGGCGCCGGCGCGCTCCTGCCGCTCATCGCCGAGGTGGTCAAGGGCGGCGTGCTCGCGGCGATCCTGTGGGGCGTGAGCGACCTCACGCTGCTCTTCATCGACGTGGGCCACGACGTGCGCGCCCAGCGCGTGCTGCTGGGGCGGCTCACGGCGCGCTCCGGCGAGATCGGCGGCGGCCAGCGCTCCACCACGCGCAGCGAGCCCCGCTGACGGTGAACCCGCGAGGCGCAGCGGCGGCAGGCATGCTCGCCGCCGCGCTCCTGCTTTCCGCCTGCGGCGACTCGGCCCCCCAGGGCGGGGAAGATGCGAAGCCTGCATCGCGCTCCGGCGGCTCGCCCGCCGGCGGAGCCGCGCCGAGCCCCGCATCTCCCGTCACGCGTTCGGCAGATGCCGCGGCGGCGAAGGAAACCGCGTCCGACGGCGACATTCCGGTAGATGTGGTGCGGACCGGCCGCGCCGGGCTGAGCATCGACGGGCGAAGCGCGCTGCCGTCCGTTCAGGTCAGCGTGGAAGACGGTCACCGCGTGCTCTTCGGCCCGACGGACGTGCCCGTGCAGGACGGACGCTTTCATGTCGACGTGCCGTCGGTGGAGACGGATCAAGCTGCCATCTACGCGTACGTGGCCGACCCGTCGGGCGCGCACCAGACCGTCGTCCGGATTCCACGAGGCGTCGCGCAGGTACGGTTCACGCCCGCCCTGCCACGTCCTACAGATGCGAAGCCGGAGGCGGCCGACAGGCGGACGGGGGAGTCGCGGAGCGGGGTGGAAGGGCCGCACTTCAAGGTCGTGTGGCCGAAGGCGCGGCCCGGCGACCGGGCCGTCCGCCTGGAGGGGATGACGGCGCTGCCCAGGTTCCGCGTGGCGGTGGAGCGCGGCGGGGTCGCAGTGGGCTCCGCCAGCTTCGCCAAGTCCGTCGCGTCGGGCGACTGGCGCACTTTCGTGGTCCGCGTCCCCGTCAAGGGCGGCGTGCGGCCGGGCGACCGCGTGGTGCTTCCCGCCGCGGCGCCGTACGCGCGGGAACTGGTCTTCCCCGTCATCCGCTGAATCTCTCCCGCGGCGCCGTCCACGAACGGGCGGCGCCGCGGTGCATCTCATCCCATCACCCGGAAGTCGCGGAGCCGTGAGCCGGCAGGCATTGGACGGGATCGTCGTGGTCCTGTGGCAGACGCAGGACTACGTGAACATCGCAGGCACCATCCGGGCGATGAAGAACTTCGGCCTCACGCGGCTGCGCCTGGTCGCGCCCGCCGCGTGGGACCCGTGGCGGATCGAGGGCATCGCCCACGACACGGGCGAGATCGTGGCGGCCACGCAGATCTTCGAGACGCTGCAGGAGGCGCTGGCGGACTGCTCGTTCGTCACGGGGATGACGGCCCGCGCGCGCCGGGCCAAGCGCGCCGTCGCCCGCCCCCGCGACCTCGCGCCCGAGCTGCTTTCCCTCGCGGCAGAGTCCGTGGCGGGCGGCCGCGGCCCCATCGCCATCCTGTACGGCCGCGAAGACCACGGGCTGAACAACGAGGCCCTGGACCTGTGCCACCGCACGGCCATCATCCCCACCAACCCGGATCACTCGTCGCTGAACCTGGCGCAGGCGGTGATGGTGATGGCGTACGAGCTGTGGATGGCGGCCGAGGGCGAGACGCAGCCCTTCCGCGAGCACCGCCGCACGGCCCCGCCCGCCAGCGTGGAGCTGCTGGAGCTGGTGTTCGGCGACGCGGAGCGGGCGCTGTGGGGCATCGACTTCTTCAAGACCCGGCAGACCGAGAGCGTGATGCGCACCCTCCGCGAGCTCGTCCGCCGCGCGGACGTGGACGCCCGCGAGGCCAACTTCCTGCGCGCCATCTTCATCGAGATCGTGAAGTACCTCACCCGCAAGGGCGTCTACGAAGGCCCGCCGGTCTCCGGTGCCGCGCCCTCCGCGGAGGCTCTCTCCTCCATATCGGTCGACGAGCCACCGCAGGAGTAGACGCGCCGCCGCGGTCGCTGATCGGAGGATGCACAGAGGGCGATCCAAGCTGCGGATCGCCCTCTGTCGTACACGTCGATGTCCGCGCGGTCGTCTACGGCTTCGCGGCGCGCTTGCGGCCGGGGCGGGGAGTGACCGTCGCCTCGAACACGTCCGGGTGCTTGTCGGCCAGCTCCAGCAGGCGCAGCGTCGGCCCGCTGGGCGTGCGTGCCCCGCGCTCCCACGCCTTCACGGTCGAGTCGCTGGTGTTGAGCATCCCCGCGAACACCGCCTGCGACACCCCGATCCGCTCGCGAATGCC
Proteins encoded:
- a CDS encoding TrmJ/YjtD family RNA methyltransferase — encoded protein: MSRQALDGIVVVLWQTQDYVNIAGTIRAMKNFGLTRLRLVAPAAWDPWRIEGIAHDTGEIVAATQIFETLQEALADCSFVTGMTARARRAKRAVARPRDLAPELLSLAAESVAGGRGPIAILYGREDHGLNNEALDLCHRTAIIPTNPDHSSLNLAQAVMVMAYELWMAAEGETQPFREHRRTAPPASVELLELVFGDAERALWGIDFFKTRQTESVMRTLRELVRRADVDAREANFLRAIFIEIVKYLTRKGVYEGPPVSGAAPSAEALSSISVDEPPQE
- a CDS encoding helix-turn-helix domain-containing protein, whose translation is MAMVNDSNYGDLLIEGLTEAVAFHRGELKGVTVTRRERTARTSAVASPPEYEADAIVGIRERIGVSQAVFAGMLNTSDSTVKAWERGARTPSGPTLRLLELADKHPDVFEATVTPRPGRKRAAKP